A stretch of Chitinophaga caeni DNA encodes these proteins:
- a CDS encoding GlxA family transcriptional regulator yields MKHLSLLIPNGHINLSSVIGTYKILSRANEYYQERHNRKIFDLHLVGNTHTVSIYEGLFSIHPEILISQVNHTDFIIVPSLNHDIENVIYSNQSMIAWIHQQVGEGAEAASICTGSFLLAAAGVLEGKQCSTHWSAAAQFRKKYPLLNLVEDKIITDEHGIYTSGGAFSFLNFLLYLVEKYYDRETAIYCSKVFQIDMNRDTQNTYVIFQGQKSHNDEIIRQAQYMIETKLQDRFSMEELAQSLALSRRNFDRRFIKATGNTPLLYQQRVKIEAAKRMLENTKMSVNEVMLEVGYTDVKAFREVFKKIAGISPIDYRARYGMDKLATNFS; encoded by the coding sequence ATGAAACATTTGAGTTTATTGATTCCGAATGGCCATATTAACTTGAGTAGCGTTATAGGAACATATAAAATATTGTCTAGGGCAAACGAGTATTACCAAGAACGCCATAATAGGAAAATATTTGACCTCCATTTAGTCGGGAATACGCATACTGTTAGCATTTACGAAGGCTTATTTTCCATACATCCCGAAATATTGATTTCCCAGGTAAATCATACCGACTTTATAATAGTTCCATCCCTGAACCATGATATTGAAAACGTAATTTATAGCAATCAATCGATGATTGCCTGGATACATCAACAAGTGGGCGAAGGTGCGGAGGCAGCGAGTATTTGCACGGGATCATTCTTACTGGCAGCGGCCGGTGTATTGGAAGGCAAACAATGTTCTACCCACTGGAGCGCGGCGGCACAGTTCCGGAAAAAATACCCTTTGTTGAACTTGGTAGAAGATAAAATCATTACGGATGAACACGGCATTTATACCAGCGGTGGCGCCTTTTCTTTCCTGAATTTCCTGTTGTACTTAGTAGAAAAATATTATGACCGCGAAACAGCGATCTATTGTTCCAAGGTCTTCCAAATCGACATGAACCGGGATACTCAAAATACCTACGTGATCTTCCAAGGACAAAAATCGCATAACGATGAGATCATCCGGCAAGCGCAATACATGATAGAAACAAAATTACAAGATCGCTTTTCGATGGAAGAATTGGCGCAATCATTGGCTTTAAGCAGGAGAAATTTTGACAGGCGATTTATCAAGGCTACCGGGAATACGCCCTTGTTATATCAACAAAGGGTTAAAATAGAAGCGGCTAAACGCATGTTGGAGAATACGAAAATGTCGGTAAATGAAGTGATGCTGGAGGTCGGTTATACCGATGTAAAGGCATTCAGGGAAGTGTTTAAGAAAATTGCCGGTATATCCCCTATTGATTACCGCGCCAGGTATGGCATGGATAAATTAGCTACGAACTTTAGCTAG
- a CDS encoding methyltransferase domain-containing protein, with amino-acid sequence MKAADRAKMPKGTQAVLDSRTLENDYPGIVPFLKPGMKVLDVGCGTGAITAGIAGKVGEKGLVVGIDNTAHLVAKGREDYRHLPQLQLLEADLYTYLPSEKFDLIVSARVLQWLEHPKKALQHFISLLNEGGMISILDYNHELIEWEPEPPQSFLQFYNAFLSWRADAGMDNLVANHLPGLFEELGLKEIEIYPADEICTSNQTGFIDKAGIWTKVAMLRGPQMIEHGFISPAACQQAADDYDRWLHSGAKSMIMRLKEIRGRI; translated from the coding sequence ATGAAAGCAGCAGATAGGGCAAAAATGCCCAAAGGAACGCAGGCAGTATTAGACAGCAGGACCCTAGAAAATGACTATCCCGGTATTGTCCCCTTTTTAAAACCGGGCATGAAAGTGTTGGATGTTGGCTGTGGGACGGGTGCTATCACGGCGGGAATAGCCGGTAAGGTAGGAGAAAAGGGACTAGTAGTGGGGATAGATAATACTGCGCACCTTGTAGCGAAAGGCCGGGAAGATTACCGGCATCTTCCCCAGTTACAATTGTTGGAAGCAGATCTATATACATATCTACCCAGCGAAAAATTTGATTTAATCGTTTCAGCAAGGGTGTTGCAATGGCTAGAACATCCAAAGAAAGCTTTACAGCATTTTATTTCCTTATTGAATGAAGGAGGGATGATTTCCATCCTCGATTACAATCATGAATTAATAGAATGGGAACCCGAGCCCCCGCAAAGTTTTTTACAGTTTTATAATGCATTTCTCTCCTGGAGGGCGGATGCCGGGATGGACAACCTGGTGGCTAACCATTTACCCGGGTTATTTGAAGAATTGGGTTTAAAAGAGATCGAAATATATCCTGCCGACGAAATATGCACCAGCAACCAAACTGGCTTTATAGATAAAGCCGGTATTTGGACGAAAGTGGCCATGTTAAGGGGGCCTCAAATGATTGAGCATGGTTTTATTAGCCCGGCAGCTTGTCAACAAGCGGCAGATGATTATGACAGGTGGTTACATTCCGGCGCCAAATCAATGATAATGAGATTGAAAGAAATTAGGGGGAGAATATGA
- a CDS encoding penicillin-binding transpeptidase domain-containing protein, whose product MQKLSALALFLLFLTIKVNATPIDTLPFKIVTKTEYNKLLDPGQLGGTILVLNEKAATAYTNNEDGIYDPYLPASTFKIVNLLIALETGVIKDADEVVKWPGHIDTVLYGNRKDIFHDMTVREAFKVSAGWVFLQLAERVGTERYHKYLSLCGYGNENIDEPIGADFWNFGALAITPLNQLQVVRDLYYDRLPFKKEYMDKVKDIMITEQNSLYTLHSKTGWTRVGGHNIGWWVGYVEQGDDVYFFATCIRQLIGIPGNKYFGRLRLNITKQVLKDAGVKGLGQ is encoded by the coding sequence ATGCAGAAATTATCCGCACTCGCCTTATTCCTTCTCTTTCTTACTATCAAGGTAAATGCAACGCCTATTGATACTTTACCATTTAAAATTGTTACAAAAACCGAATATAACAAGTTGTTAGATCCGGGCCAATTGGGGGGAACAATACTGGTGTTGAATGAAAAGGCTGCAACGGCTTATACTAATAATGAAGATGGTATCTATGATCCTTACCTCCCGGCATCAACGTTTAAAATCGTGAATTTATTGATCGCTTTGGAAACAGGGGTGATAAAGGACGCGGATGAAGTTGTTAAATGGCCTGGACATATTGATACGGTCTTGTATGGGAATAGGAAAGATATCTTTCATGATATGACCGTGAGGGAAGCTTTCAAAGTTTCAGCAGGCTGGGTATTCTTACAATTAGCCGAAAGGGTCGGCACCGAACGTTATCATAAATACCTATCGCTTTGCGGGTATGGTAATGAAAATATCGATGAACCAATCGGCGCAGATTTTTGGAATTTCGGTGCGCTCGCAATAACGCCACTAAATCAGCTCCAAGTTGTTAGAGATTTATATTATGATCGCTTGCCGTTCAAAAAGGAATATATGGACAAGGTAAAGGATATCATGATCACCGAACAAAATTCGTTATACACGCTGCACTCCAAAACCGGCTGGACAAGGGTAGGAGGGCATAATATCGGTTGGTGGGTCGGGTATGTAGAACAGGGCGATGATGTTTATTTCTTTGCTACCTGCATCAGGCAACTAATAGGGATTCCTGGCAATAAGTATTTCGGTCGTTTAAGGCTGAATATAACGAAACAAGTACTGAAAGATGCCGGAGTAAAAGGTTTAGGGCAATAA